In Oryzihumus leptocrescens, the following are encoded in one genomic region:
- a CDS encoding cytochrome c oxidase subunit 4, which translates to MKVETWLFGAGTFIFAPLGLIYGFFTHWQEPVGPVALMLTAGLSALVGFYLWWTGRKLDDRPEDDPMAPIEAAEGDYGFFSPHSWWPLPLAASSALVFLGLAVGWWLVVIGVVFGALATVGWVFEYFRGEHAV; encoded by the coding sequence ATGAAGGTCGAGACGTGGCTCTTCGGCGCGGGGACGTTCATCTTCGCCCCCCTCGGGCTGATCTACGGCTTCTTCACCCACTGGCAGGAGCCGGTCGGTCCGGTGGCCCTGATGCTGACGGCCGGCCTGTCCGCCCTGGTCGGCTTCTACCTGTGGTGGACCGGCCGCAAGCTGGACGACCGCCCCGAGGACGACCCGATGGCGCCGATCGAGGCAGCCGAGGGTGACTACGGGTTCTTCAGCCCCCACAGCTGGTGGCCGCTGCCGCTGGCCGCCTCGTCCGCGCTGGTCTTCCTGGGCCTGGCCGTGGGCTGGTGGCTCGTGGTGATCGGCGTCGTCTTCGGTGCGCTGGCCACCGTGGGCTGGGTCTTCGAGTACTTCCGCGGGGAGCACGCGGTCTGA